In uncultured Fibrobacter sp., one genomic interval encodes:
- a CDS encoding helix-hairpin-helix domain-containing protein, translating to HKAVLALDPGFRTGCKVAVLDENGKFLDHGIIKPHEPHNDKAGAAVYLMQLIDKYKIDLIAIGNGTASRETDAFCGEMALKFKGKVPPRVIVSEAGASVYSASMIAIQEFPKEDVTTRGAISIGRRLQDPLAELVKVDPQSIGVGQYQHDVNQRELKKRLDEVVESCVNMVGVDVNSASAPLLSHVAGLSNTLSEAIVKYREENGAFASRDDLKKVKGFGPKAFEQAAGFMRIPGAENPLDDSAVHPENYALVEQMAEKVGVPVKDMVGNAEAVKAIKLDEFLSDEVGKATLEDILKELQKPSRDPRKEFRYAKFDDRIKTINDLVTGSWMEGVVTNVANFGAFVDIGVHQDGLVHISEISDKYVTDAKEVLTVGDVVKVRVVAVDANQKRISLSMKQEQTDGVAGAGASGPRGQRVGGPRGNFGGRGRDNNRGNARPQGGIQGHATIADLKNKIAGKERPGFAPKKPAAPVQVGKLNSMLKQIMKKAK from the coding sequence GCCACAAGGCTGTGCTCGCTCTCGACCCGGGTTTCCGTACGGGTTGCAAGGTGGCCGTGCTCGACGAGAACGGCAAGTTCTTGGACCACGGCATCATCAAGCCGCATGAACCGCACAACGACAAGGCTGGCGCGGCTGTCTACCTGATGCAGCTTATCGACAAGTATAAGATTGACCTCATCGCTATCGGCAACGGTACCGCAAGCCGCGAGACCGATGCCTTCTGTGGCGAGATGGCTCTCAAGTTCAAGGGCAAGGTGCCGCCGCGCGTCATCGTTTCCGAAGCCGGAGCTTCGGTGTACAGCGCAAGCATGATTGCTATTCAGGAATTCCCGAAGGAAGACGTGACGACCCGTGGCGCTATTTCTATTGGTCGCCGCCTGCAGGACCCGCTTGCCGAACTCGTGAAGGTCGATCCGCAGTCCATCGGTGTTGGTCAGTACCAGCACGACGTGAACCAGCGCGAACTCAAGAAGCGTCTCGACGAAGTGGTGGAAAGCTGCGTGAACATGGTCGGTGTCGACGTGAACAGCGCATCCGCCCCGCTCCTCTCTCATGTGGCAGGCCTCAGCAACACGCTCTCCGAAGCGATTGTGAAGTACCGCGAAGAGAACGGCGCCTTTGCAAGCCGCGACGACTTGAAGAAGGTGAAGGGATTCGGCCCGAAGGCCTTCGAACAGGCTGCGGGCTTCATGCGCATCCCGGGTGCTGAAAACCCGCTCGACGATTCCGCCGTGCACCCCGAAAACTACGCCCTCGTGGAACAGATGGCCGAAAAGGTCGGCGTTCCGGTGAAGGACATGGTCGGCAATGCCGAAGCGGTGAAGGCAATCAAGCTCGACGAGTTCCTCTCCGACGAAGTGGGTAAGGCTACCTTGGAAGATATCTTGAAGGAACTCCAGAAACCGAGCCGTGACCCGCGTAAGGAATTCCGTTATGCGAAGTTCGATGACCGCATCAAGACTATCAACGACCTTGTGACGGGCAGCTGGATGGAAGGTGTCGTGACCAACGTCGCTAACTTCGGTGCGTTTGTGGATATCGGCGTTCACCAGGATGGCCTTGTTCACATTTCCGAAATCAGCGACAAGTACGTGACCGACGCGAAGGAAGTCCTCACCGTGGGCGACGTCGTGAAGGTGCGCGTGGTCGCTGTGGATGCGAACCAGAAACGTATCAGTCTCTCGATGAAGCAGGAACAGACCGACGGCGTTGCCGGTGCGGGAGCCAGTGGCCCTCGCGGCCAGCGAGTTGGCGGTCCCCGCGGCAACTTCGGTGGCCGCGGCCGCGATAACAATCGCGGCAATGCACGCCCGCAGGGCGGCATCCAGGGCCACGCGACTATCGCCGACCTC